TTAAGTATAATGAAAAACAAAAAAATCTTATGTCTAAAGTAGAAAAAGATTTTTTGGAAAGCATTTCAAAATTAGAAAATTTAAAGAAAAAGTAATCTTTATTTTTCTTTACAATTTTTTTTAACTATGATATACTTAATCAACGACATATAGTTGGTTTATCAACACTCCAACACTATATATAGTGTGAACGAGTTTAGAAGGAAGTAAAGGTTATGAAGGTAATTAAAAGGGATGGAAGAGAAGTTTTATTTGATTCTAGTAAAATAGAAAATGCAATAAGAAAAGCGAATGAAAGTGTGATAGAATCAGAAAGAATAAGTGATGACAAGATATATTCCCTAATACAAGATATAGAAAGAGTAGGTATTAATAAAGTTGAAGATATTCAAGACTATATAGAAAAATATTTAGTCTCACAAAATCTATATACACTAGCTAAAAAATATATAGTATATAGATATACAAGAGCACTAGTTAGAAAATCTAATACTACAGATGAATCAATACTATCTCTTATCCAAAATAATAATAAAGAAGTTGGAGAAGAAAATTCTAATAAAAATTCTTCTGTTGCTTCAACTCAAAGAGATTTAATAGCAGGAGAAGTTAGTAAGGATCTAACTAAAAGAATAATACTTCCTGAAAAAATTAGTCGTGCTCATGATGAAGGAGTACTACATTTCCATGATGCAGATTATTTTGTACAAAATATTTTTAATTGCTGTTTGGTAAATATTAAGGATATGTTAGATAATGGGACTGTTATGAATGGTAAAATGCTTGAAAGCCCTAAAAGTTTTCAAGTTGCTGCAACTATATTAACTCAAATTATTGCGGCAGTATCAAGCGGGCAATATGGTGGTCAAAGTATAGATATTAGACATCTTGGAAAATATTTAAGACTAACACGTGATAAATATTATAGAAAGTATAAAGAAAAATTTCCGGATTTATCTGAAGAAGTTATTGTTAAATTAGTAAATGATAGAACTCATGATGAGTTAAAAAGTGGAGTACAAACTATACAATATCAAATTAATACTCTTATGAGTACTAATGGTCAATCTCCGTTTGTTACTCTATTTTTAAATGTAGATCCTAGTGATCCTTATGTAGATGAGGTTGCAGATATAGTTGAAGAAATATTGAAACAAAGATATCAAGGTATAAAGAATGAAAAAGGTGTTTATGTTACATCAGCTTTTCCTAAATTAGTATATGTATTAAATGAAGATAATATATTTAAGGGTGGTAAATATGACTATTTAACAGATCTTGCTATTCTTTGTTCAAGTAAAAGAATGTATCCAGACTACATTAGTAGTAAAATTATGAAAGAAAATTATGAAGGAAATGTATTTTCACCTATGGGATGTAGATCATTTTTATCACCATGGCGTGATGAAAATGGGGAATACAAATTTGAAGGAAGATTTAATCAAGGTGTTGTTAGCTTGAATTTAGCTCAAATAGGTATACTTGCAAATGGTAGTGAAGAAGAATACTTTAGATTATTAGATGAAAGATTAGAACTTGCTTATGAAGCACTTATGGCAAGACATAATAGACTTAAAGGAACTTTTTCTGATATTTCTCCTATACATTGGCAATATGGTGCTATAGCAAGACTTCCTAAAGGAGAAAAAATAGATAAATATCTTATGGATGGTTATTCAACTATATCATTAGGATATATAGGGGTTTATGAAGCTACAAAACTTATTACTGGGCACTCTCATACAACTCAAGTTGGGCATGATTTTGCACTACGTTTAATGAAACATTTAGAAGATGCTACAATCAGATGGAAAAAAGAAACAGGTATAGGATTTGGACTTTATGGAACACCAGCTGAAAGTTTATGTTACAGATTTGCTAGAATAGATCTTGAAAGATTTGGAAGTATAGAAGATATAACTGATAAAGGATATTATACTAACTCATATCATGTTGATGTAAGAGAAGATATATCTGTATTTGATAAGTTTAAATTTGAATCAGAGTTTCAAAAAATATCAAGTGGTGGAGCTATATCTTATGCAGAAATTCCTAATATGAGTAAAAATTTAGAAGCTTTAAAAGAAGTTGTAAAATATATATATGATAATATACAATATGCAGAATTTAATACTAAGAGTGATTATTGTCATAAATGTGGATTTGATGAAGAAATAATTGTTAATGATGAAGGTTCTTGGGAATGTCCACAATGTCATAATACAGAAAAAGATAAAATGAATGTAATAAGAAGAACTTGTGGATATTTAGGAGAAAATTTCTGGAATGAAGGGAAAACAAAGGAAATATCAAAAAGGGTATTACATTTATGAGGATAGCAACTATAAAAGAAAGGGATATAGCTAATGGTCCTGGAATTAGGGTTAGTATATTTGTAAGTGGCTGTAGACATTTATGTAATGGTTGTTTTAATAGTGATATATGGGATTTTAAAAAAGGAGATCCTTTTAGCGAAGAAACAATGAATAAAATATTAGAATTTTCTGGTAAGGAATATATAAAGGGGTTAACACTTTTGGGTGGAGAACCCCTTGATCCTATTAATTTAGATGGAATTTTATACATTCTAAAAAGATTTAAAGAAAAATATCCAGAAAAAGATATATGGTGTTTTACCGGTTTTGTTTATGAATATATTATGGAAGTTATGTATCCTAAATTTGAGAGTTTAAGAGAAATTTTATCTTTATGTGATGTATTAATAGATGGAAGATTTGAAATAGACCTTTTAGATTTAAAATTAAAATTTAGAGGATCTAAAAATCAAAGAGTTATTGATTTAAGATCTACTGAAAAAACAGGAGAAATTATATGGGCTCTGCCTTCAGATGAAGGTGTAGATAAATATGTTGAAGTCAAAGAAAAAATATTAAATAGTACTGATAAAGCTATTAGAAAATACTAAAAAAAGTTACAGTTGATAATCTGTAACTTTTTTATTAGAAGGATGATAATTTATTATTCGTATTATTGTAATAATATATTAGCACCTAAAACTGTGAATATTATTAGATTAAAATTTGAATTACTATTTTGCGTTTTTTAAAGCTCTAATAATTCTATTTAAATTTTCTTCTATATCTTTTTCAAATGCTGTAGAAGTATATTTACCATTAGTCATATGCAATAGTTTTTCTACAGATAAATTTGCTTCTTTTTGTATTTGTTTAACATAAGGACTTGATGCTCCATCAGATTCAAATAATACATTAACTTTTTTTGATTTAATTAAATTTATTGAATCTTTTAAATCAGATGCAGAAGGTTTAGAATTCTCTTTAGGTTCAATAACTACTGCAACATTCATACCAAGTTCAGATAAGATATAGTCATAACCGGCATGTGTTGTAGCAATTTCTATATGTTTTCCTTTCTTTATTTCTGATATTTCTTTTAATTTTTTAGATTTAATATTTGATAGTTTTC
This Pseudostreptobacillus hongkongensis DNA region includes the following protein-coding sequences:
- the nrdD gene encoding anaerobic ribonucleoside-triphosphate reductase, producing MKVIKRDGREVLFDSSKIENAIRKANESVIESERISDDKIYSLIQDIERVGINKVEDIQDYIEKYLVSQNLYTLAKKYIVYRYTRALVRKSNTTDESILSLIQNNNKEVGEENSNKNSSVASTQRDLIAGEVSKDLTKRIILPEKISRAHDEGVLHFHDADYFVQNIFNCCLVNIKDMLDNGTVMNGKMLESPKSFQVAATILTQIIAAVSSGQYGGQSIDIRHLGKYLRLTRDKYYRKYKEKFPDLSEEVIVKLVNDRTHDELKSGVQTIQYQINTLMSTNGQSPFVTLFLNVDPSDPYVDEVADIVEEILKQRYQGIKNEKGVYVTSAFPKLVYVLNEDNIFKGGKYDYLTDLAILCSSKRMYPDYISSKIMKENYEGNVFSPMGCRSFLSPWRDENGEYKFEGRFNQGVVSLNLAQIGILANGSEEEYFRLLDERLELAYEALMARHNRLKGTFSDISPIHWQYGAIARLPKGEKIDKYLMDGYSTISLGYIGVYEATKLITGHSHTTQVGHDFALRLMKHLEDATIRWKKETGIGFGLYGTPAESLCYRFARIDLERFGSIEDITDKGYYTNSYHVDVREDISVFDKFKFESEFQKISSGGAISYAEIPNMSKNLEALKEVVKYIYDNIQYAEFNTKSDYCHKCGFDEEIIVNDEGSWECPQCHNTEKDKMNVIRRTCGYLGENFWNEGKTKEISKRVLHL
- the nrdG gene encoding anaerobic ribonucleoside-triphosphate reductase activating protein, whose translation is MRIATIKERDIANGPGIRVSIFVSGCRHLCNGCFNSDIWDFKKGDPFSEETMNKILEFSGKEYIKGLTLLGGEPLDPINLDGILYILKRFKEKYPEKDIWCFTGFVYEYIMEVMYPKFESLREILSLCDVLIDGRFEIDLLDLKLKFRGSKNQRVIDLRSTEKTGEIIWALPSDEGVDKYVEVKEKILNSTDKAIRKY